The following coding sequences are from one Haemophilus haemolyticus window:
- the mtnN gene encoding 5'-methylthioadenosine/S-adenosylhomocysteine nucleosidase yields the protein MKIGIVGAMAQEVEILKNLMAERTETRVASAVIFEGKINGKDVALLQSGIGKVAAAIGTTALLQLAKPDFVINTGSAGGVAKGLKVGDIVISDETRYHDADVTAFGYEKGQLPANPAAFLSDKKLADIAQEIAEKQGQSVKRGLICSGDSFINSEDKIAQIKADFPNVTGVEMEATAIAQVCYAFNVPFVVVRAISDGGDGEASMSFEEFLPLAAKQSSALVLGMIDRL from the coding sequence ATGAAAATCGGAATTGTTGGCGCAATGGCGCAAGAAGTAGAAATTTTAAAAAATTTAATGGCAGAGAGAACTGAAACTCGAGTAGCAAGTGCGGTAATTTTTGAAGGCAAAATTAATGGTAAAGATGTTGCATTATTGCAATCAGGTATTGGCAAAGTGGCCGCTGCAATTGGCACGACGGCATTGTTGCAATTAGCCAAGCCAGATTTTGTGATCAATACTGGTTCTGCGGGTGGGGTAGCAAAAGGCTTGAAAGTGGGGGATATTGTAATTTCTGATGAAACACGCTACCACGATGCGGATGTGACAGCTTTTGGCTATGAAAAAGGGCAGTTGCCCGCTAATCCCGCAGCATTTTTATCTGACAAAAAACTGGCTGACATCGCTCAAGAAATCGCAGAAAAGCAAGGACAATCAGTAAAACGTGGTTTAATTTGCTCTGGCGATAGTTTTATTAATAGCGAAGATAAAATTGCACAAATAAAAGCAGACTTCCCGAATGTGACAGGTGTTGAAATGGAAGCGACAGCGATTGCTCAAGTTTGTTATGCTTTTAATGTGCCTTTTGTGGTAGTTCGAGCTATTTCGGATGGAGGAGATGGTGAAGCGAGTATGTCATTTGAAGAGTTCTTACCGTTAGCTGCAAAACAGTCTTCGGCGTTAGTGTTGGGGATGATTGATAGACTGTAG
- a CDS encoding TonB-dependent receptor domain-containing protein, whose protein sequence is MKRVIKLNLITLCLINTLSVSIVDAKAEETLDQIDVVEKNVANDKKPFTEAKAKSTREHIFKETQTIDQVIRSIPGAFTQQDKGSGVVSVNIRGENGLGRVNTMVDGVTQTFYSTAMDSGQSGGNSQFGASLDPNFIAGVDVNKSNFSGSNGVNTLSGSANFRTLGVNDVITDDKPFGLIVKGMTGSNATKSNFMTMAAGRKWLDNGGYVGVVYGYSQREVSQDYLIGGGERLSSLGQDILAKEKEAYFHNAGYVLNSAGQWTPDLNKNHWSCNAPNPTFNGNTDPITTTDELTGTIETRTPGCITRIERQEENYDYISEEDTPDEPRYNTSRYQLDNYKNETRKKILKELANGTQPQEIPELQDEVNSTNDSFERNKDQYSVAPIEPGSLQSRSRSHLLKFEYGDDNHTLGAQIRTLDNKIGSRKIENRNYQLNYNFNNNRYLDLNLMVAHNLGKTIYPKGAFFSGWQVEDKLITKNVANIIDINNSYTFLLPKEIDLKTTLGFNYFINEYSKNRFPEELSLFYNNESHSQGNYSYLGRFQGSKSGLPQRSVILQPSGKQKFKTVYFDTALSKGIYHLDYSVNFTHYAFNGEYVGYENTPTQINEPILHKSGHKTAINHSATLSADINNYFMPFFTYSRTHRMPNIQEMFFSQASDVGVNTALKPERAETYQLGFNTYKKGIFTKEDILGLKLVGYRSFIKNYIHNVYGVWWRDGVVPDWAANNGFRFTIAHQNYKPIVKKSGVELEVNYDMGRFFANLSYAYQRTNQPTNYADASPRPNNASKDDILKQGYGLSRISMLPKDYGRLELGSRWFDQKLTLGIAARYYGKSKRATIQEDYINGSQFELNTSHERTYYAIKKTEEINKQPIILDLHVSYEPVKDLIIKAEVQNLLDKRYVDPLDSGNDAASQRYYSSLNDSICSKNNTCEDGGKDKSVLYNFARGRTYILSLNYKF, encoded by the coding sequence ATGAAGAGAGTTATTAAATTAAATTTAATCACACTCTGCTTAATCAATACCCTTAGTGTTTCTATCGTTGATGCAAAAGCTGAAGAAACATTAGATCAAATTGATGTAGTAGAAAAAAATGTCGCTAACGATAAAAAACCTTTTACGGAAGCAAAAGCGAAAAGTACCCGAGAGCATATTTTTAAAGAAACCCAGACTATCGATCAAGTCATTCGAAGTATCCCTGGTGCATTTACTCAACAAGATAAAGGCTCTGGCGTAGTTTCTGTTAATATTCGTGGCGAAAATGGGTTAGGTCGTGTCAATACTATGGTCGATGGAGTCACACAAACTTTTTACTCTACAGCCATGGACTCAGGTCAATCTGGTGGTAATTCTCAATTCGGTGCATCGCTTGATCCTAACTTCATTGCTGGTGTCGATGTCAATAAAAGCAACTTTTCAGGTTCTAATGGCGTAAATACCTTATCTGGTAGTGCCAATTTTAGAACGCTAGGTGTTAATGATGTTATTACTGATGACAAACCATTTGGACTCATCGTAAAAGGAATGACGGGGAGCAATGCAACTAAATCGAATTTTATGACAATGGCTGCAGGCAGAAAATGGCTGGATAATGGTGGTTATGTTGGTGTGGTATATGGTTACAGTCAACGTGAAGTTTCACAAGATTATCTTATTGGTGGAGGAGAACGATTGTCTTCGCTTGGACAAGATATTCTTGCTAAAGAAAAAGAAGCCTATTTCCACAATGCAGGTTATGTTTTAAATTCAGCTGGACAGTGGACACCTGATTTAAACAAAAATCATTGGTCTTGTAACGCACCTAATCCAACATTTAATGGAAATACAGACCCAATTACGACAACCGATGAACTCACTGGAACTATAGAAACAAGAACACCAGGCTGTATTACTCGAATTGAACGACAAGAAGAAAATTACGATTATATTAGTGAAGAGGACACGCCAGATGAGCCACGTTACAATACATCTCGCTATCAACTTGATAACTATAAAAATGAAACAAGAAAGAAAATTTTAAAAGAATTAGCAAATGGCACTCAGCCTCAAGAAATACCTGAATTACAGGATGAAGTAAATTCTACAAATGACTCATTTGAGCGCAATAAAGATCAATATAGTGTTGCCCCTATTGAGCCAGGTAGTTTGCAATCTCGTTCTCGTAGCCATTTATTAAAATTTGAATATGGCGATGACAACCATACCTTAGGTGCACAAATACGTACCCTTGATAATAAAATTGGTTCTCGAAAAATCGAAAATCGTAATTATCAATTAAATTATAATTTTAATAATAATCGCTATCTTGATCTAAATCTAATGGTAGCACATAACTTAGGTAAAACTATTTATCCTAAAGGTGCATTCTTTTCTGGTTGGCAAGTAGAAGATAAATTAATTACAAAGAATGTGGCAAATATTATTGATATTAACAATAGCTATACTTTTTTATTGCCAAAAGAAATTGATTTAAAAACCACATTAGGCTTTAACTACTTTATTAATGAGTATAGTAAAAACCGTTTTCCTGAAGAATTAAGTTTGTTTTATAACAATGAATCACACTCCCAAGGAAACTATAGCTATTTAGGTCGCTTCCAAGGAAGCAAAAGCGGATTACCACAACGTTCAGTGATCTTACAACCTTCCGGTAAACAAAAATTTAAAACTGTTTATTTTGATACCGCACTTTCTAAAGGAATTTACCATTTAGACTATAGTGTCAATTTTACGCATTATGCATTTAATGGTGAGTATGTAGGTTACGAAAATACACCAACACAAATTAATGAACCGATTTTGCATAAATCAGGACATAAAACAGCAATAAATCACTCAGCAACACTTAGCGCAGATATCAATAATTATTTTATGCCGTTTTTCACCTATTCGCGCACACATAGAATGCCAAATATTCAAGAAATGTTCTTCTCTCAAGCATCTGACGTTGGGGTAAATACGGCATTAAAACCTGAGCGAGCTGAAACTTATCAACTTGGATTTAATACCTATAAAAAAGGCATTTTCACTAAAGAAGATATATTAGGTTTAAAACTAGTGGGCTATCGCAGCTTTATCAAAAATTATATTCATAATGTATATGGTGTATGGTGGAGAGATGGCGTTGTTCCTGACTGGGCAGCTAATAATGGATTTAGATTTACCATTGCTCATCAAAATTATAAGCCTATTGTGAAAAAGAGCGGTGTTGAGTTAGAAGTAAATTATGACATGGGACGTTTCTTTGCAAATCTATCTTATGCATACCAACGAACAAATCAACCAACCAATTATGCGGACGCAAGCCCACGTCCTAACAACGCATCAAAAGATGATATTCTGAAACAAGGTTATGGTCTATCTCGTATCTCAATGTTACCGAAAGATTATGGAAGATTAGAACTTGGCTCTCGCTGGTTTGATCAAAAATTAACTCTTGGTATCGCAGCACGTTACTATGGGAAAAGTAAACGAGCAACCATTCAAGAAGATTATATTAACGGTTCTCAATTTGAATTAAATACGAGCCATGAACGAACTTATTATGCTATAAAGAAAACAGAGGAAATTAATAAACAACCGATTATTTTAGATTTGCATGTAAGTTATGAACCTGTTAAAGATTTAATTATCAAAGCTGAAGTACAAAACCTACTAGATAAACGTTATGTTGATCCTTTAGACTCAGGCAATGATGCTGCTTCACAGCGCTATTATTCAAGCTTAAATGATTCAATTTGTAGTAAAAATAATACTTGTGAAGATGGAGGAAAAGATAAATCTGTACTTTATAACTTTGCACGTGGAAGAACTTATATTCTGAGTTTAAATTATAAATTCTAA
- the cmk gene encoding (d)CMP kinase — translation MGTIITVDGPSGAGKGTLCYALAEKLGYALLDSGAIYRVTALAALQRKTDLTNELALAELARHLDIQFIPQNGEVNILLAGMNVSHLIRTQEVADAASKVAVFPEVRSALLQLQQDFAKNDGLIADGRDMGTVVFPNAQVKLFLDASAEERAKRRYKQLQNKGINGNFEQILAEIKERDFRDRNREVAPLKPADDALLLDSTTLSIDEVIDQALAYIQEKVSVSI, via the coding sequence ATGGGAACGATTATTACCGTTGATGGTCCTAGCGGTGCCGGGAAAGGTACGCTTTGTTACGCTTTGGCAGAAAAGCTAGGTTATGCGTTATTGGATAGTGGAGCAATTTATCGCGTTACAGCATTAGCTGCATTACAACGTAAAACTGATTTAACAAATGAATTGGCGTTAGCCGAATTAGCTCGTCATTTAGATATTCAATTTATTCCTCAAAATGGCGAGGTGAATATTTTGCTTGCTGGCATGAATGTAAGCCATTTAATTCGCACTCAAGAAGTCGCTGATGCCGCATCTAAAGTAGCTGTGTTTCCAGAAGTGCGGTCAGCTTTGCTACAACTTCAGCAAGATTTTGCGAAAAATGATGGATTAATTGCTGATGGTAGAGATATGGGGACTGTAGTATTCCCGAATGCTCAAGTGAAGTTATTTTTAGATGCGAGTGCTGAAGAGCGTGCAAAAAGACGCTATAAACAGTTGCAAAATAAAGGAATAAATGGTAACTTTGAGCAGATTTTAGCCGAGATAAAAGAGCGTGATTTTCGTGATAGAAATCGAGAGGTCGCGCCTCTAAAACCGGCTGATGATGCTTTATTATTGGATAGCACAACGTTGAGTATTGATGAAGTTATTGATCAGGCGTTAGCTTATATTCAAGAAAAGGTGTCAGTTTCGATTTAA
- the rpsA gene encoding 30S ribosomal protein S1 — MSESFAQLFEESLKGLETRQGSIVSGTVVAIQKGFVLVDAGLKSESAIPVAEFLNAQGELEIQVGDTVNVALDAVEDGFGETKLSREKAVRHESWIELEKAYEEKATVIGLINGKVKGGFTVELNGVRAFLPGSLVDTRPAREADHLLGKELEFKVIKLDQKRNNVVVSRRAVIESENSQEREQVLENLVEGSEVKGIVKNLTEYGAFVDLGGVDGLLHITDMAWKRVKHPSEIVNVGDEVTVKVLKFDKDRTRVSLGLKQLGQDPWAAIAENHPVNSKLTGKVTNLTDYGCFVEILDGVEGLVHVSEMDWTNKNIHPSKVVSLGDTVEVMVLEIDEERRRISLGLKQCKANPWTQFAETHNKGDKVTGKIKSITDFGIFIGLEGGIDGLVHLSDISWNVSGEEAVRNYKKGDEVSAVVLAVDAVKERISLGIKQLEEDPFNNFVAINKKGAVVSATVVEADVKGAKVELAGGVEGYIRAADLTNEVAAGDVVEAKYTGVDRKSRIVHLSVKAKDQAEEAAAVANVNNKQEEVAIPNAMAEAFKAAKGE; from the coding sequence ATGTCAGAATCTTTTGCTCAACTTTTTGAAGAATCATTAAAAGGCCTTGAAACTCGTCAAGGTTCAATCGTTAGCGGTACTGTAGTAGCTATCCAAAAAGGCTTTGTGCTTGTTGATGCAGGTTTAAAATCTGAGTCTGCAATCCCAGTTGCTGAATTCTTAAATGCACAAGGCGAACTTGAAATCCAAGTTGGCGATACTGTAAATGTTGCATTAGATGCAGTTGAAGATGGTTTCGGTGAAACTAAACTTTCTCGTGAGAAAGCTGTTCGTCACGAATCTTGGATTGAATTAGAAAAAGCTTACGAAGAAAAAGCGACCGTTATCGGTTTAATCAACGGCAAAGTGAAAGGTGGCTTCACAGTTGAGTTAAACGGTGTTCGTGCATTCTTACCGGGTTCTTTAGTTGATACTCGTCCAGCGCGTGAAGCAGATCACTTACTTGGTAAAGAATTAGAATTCAAAGTAATCAAATTAGATCAAAAACGTAACAACGTTGTTGTTTCTCGTCGTGCAGTGATTGAATCTGAAAACAGCCAAGAACGTGAACAAGTATTAGAAAATCTTGTTGAAGGTTCAGAAGTTAAAGGTATCGTTAAAAACTTAACTGAGTACGGTGCATTCGTTGATCTTGGTGGTGTTGATGGTTTATTACATATCACAGATATGGCTTGGAAACGTGTTAAACATCCAAGCGAAATCGTGAATGTTGGCGATGAAGTTACTGTTAAAGTATTAAAATTTGATAAAGATCGTACTCGTGTATCTTTAGGCTTAAAACAATTAGGTCAAGATCCATGGGCTGCAATTGCTGAAAATCACCCAGTAAACAGCAAATTAACTGGTAAAGTAACTAACTTAACAGACTATGGTTGTTTTGTTGAGATCTTAGATGGCGTTGAAGGTTTAGTTCACGTTTCTGAAATGGATTGGACTAACAAAAATATCCACCCATCTAAAGTTGTTAGCTTAGGCGATACTGTTGAAGTAATGGTATTAGAAATTGATGAAGAACGTCGTCGTATTTCTTTAGGCTTAAAACAATGTAAAGCTAACCCATGGACTCAATTTGCTGAAACTCACAATAAAGGCGATAAAGTAACTGGTAAAATCAAGTCTATCACTGATTTTGGTATCTTCATCGGTCTTGAAGGTGGTATCGATGGTTTAGTTCACTTATCTGATATTTCTTGGAATGTATCAGGTGAAGAAGCTGTTCGTAACTACAAAAAAGGTGACGAAGTTTCTGCAGTAGTATTAGCTGTTGATGCAGTGAAAGAGCGTATCTCTTTAGGTATCAAACAACTTGAAGAAGATCCATTCAATAACTTCGTAGCAATCAACAAAAAAGGCGCTGTAGTATCTGCAACTGTAGTTGAAGCAGATGTAAAAGGTGCTAAAGTTGAATTAGCGGGTGGTGTTGAAGGTTATATCCGCGCAGCTGATTTAACAAATGAAGTTGCTGCAGGTGATGTAGTTGAAGCTAAATACACTGGTGTAGATCGTAAATCTCGTATCGTTCACTTATCAGTGAAAGCAAAAGATCAAGCTGAAGAAGCTGCTGCAGTTGCAAATGTGAATAACAAACAAGAAGAAGTTGCTATTCCAAACGCAATGGCTGAAGCATTTAAAGCAGCTAAAGGTGAATAA
- a CDS encoding integration host factor subunit beta has product MTKSELIEKLLAKHPTLPVKEIENMVKDILEFISQSLENGDRVELRGFGSFSLHYRNPRLGRNPKTGDSVKLEAKSVPHFKAGKELKERVDIY; this is encoded by the coding sequence ATGACTAAGTCAGAACTTATAGAAAAATTATTAGCGAAACATCCGACTTTACCCGTAAAAGAAATCGAAAATATGGTAAAAGATATTTTGGAGTTTATTTCTCAATCTCTTGAAAATGGCGATCGTGTTGAGTTGAGAGGATTTGGAAGTTTTTCACTGCATTATCGTAATCCTCGTTTAGGGCGTAATCCCAAAACGGGTGATTCTGTTAAATTAGAAGCTAAATCTGTACCGCACTTTAAAGCAGGTAAAGAATTAAAAGAGCGTGTAGATATTTATTAA
- a CDS encoding LapA family protein, translating into MIKYILGIVIFIAIVLVAITVGANNDQVITFNYIVAESQLQLSSLVAILFGLGLILGWLITAFFYLKLKLKNMALARQVKRQTLQINELTTVRDKVA; encoded by the coding sequence ATGATTAAATATATTTTAGGTATTGTGATTTTTATCGCTATCGTATTGGTCGCAATTACCGTTGGAGCAAATAACGATCAAGTTATTACATTTAATTATATTGTGGCGGAAAGTCAGCTCCAACTATCAAGTCTTGTTGCTATTTTATTTGGATTAGGTTTAATTCTTGGCTGGTTAATCACCGCTTTTTTCTATCTTAAGTTAAAACTTAAAAATATGGCATTGGCTCGTCAAGTTAAGCGTCAAACTTTACAAATCAACGAATTGACTACTGTGCGCGATAAGGTCGCCTGA
- the lapB gene encoding lipopolysaccharide assembly protein LapB: protein MLELLFLLLPIAAAYGWYMGQRSAKKDQDDISNKLSRDYVTGVNFLLSNQTDKAVDLFLDMLQKQETENEIESHSQFEAELTLGNLFRSRGEVDRALRIHQALDLSPNYTFEQKLLAKQQLARDFMVVGFFDRAENLYILLVDEPEFAENALQQLLLIYQKTKEWKKAVNIAEKLAKIKPQENNIELAQCYCEYSQSLEPESAVEKRSVLQKALAVSPTCVRASLLLANLEMLEGQYQHAAKILEHVLEQNPDYTGEILSPLKHCYEELNQLDNFELFLIRAGQITNNDEVELALVKLIEEKDGKSAAQAKLYQQLTKKPSTLIFHRFMQYQIDDAEDGRGKESLILLHKMVGERIKQTSAYRCTNCGYQIHKLLWNCPSCRQWESIKPVSSQEHN from the coding sequence ATGCTAGAATTACTCTTTCTACTATTGCCTATTGCTGCAGCCTATGGTTGGTACATGGGGCAGCGTAGTGCAAAGAAAGATCAAGATGACATTAGTAATAAACTCTCCCGAGATTATGTTACGGGGGTAAACTTCTTACTTTCCAATCAAACTGATAAAGCTGTAGATTTGTTTTTGGACATGCTTCAAAAGCAAGAAACCGAAAATGAAATCGAAAGCCACTCCCAATTTGAAGCTGAGCTTACACTTGGCAATCTATTCCGCTCTAGAGGCGAAGTTGATCGCGCATTGCGTATCCATCAAGCTTTAGATCTTAGTCCTAATTATACTTTTGAACAAAAATTACTTGCAAAACAGCAGCTTGCCCGAGATTTTATGGTGGTTGGTTTTTTTGATCGAGCTGAAAATCTTTATATTTTATTGGTTGATGAACCAGAGTTTGCAGAAAATGCTTTACAGCAGCTTTTGCTGATTTATCAAAAAACTAAAGAATGGAAAAAAGCAGTCAATATTGCTGAAAAACTCGCTAAAATAAAACCACAAGAGAATAATATTGAACTTGCGCAATGTTATTGTGAATATTCACAAAGTTTAGAGCCTGAAAGTGCGGTTGAAAAACGCAGTGTTTTACAAAAAGCTTTGGCGGTTTCTCCTACTTGTGTTCGCGCTTCTTTATTACTCGCAAATTTAGAAATGCTTGAAGGTCAATACCAACACGCGGCAAAAATACTAGAACATGTTTTAGAGCAAAATCCAGATTATACGGGTGAAATTTTGTCACCTTTAAAACATTGTTATGAAGAATTAAATCAGTTAGATAACTTTGAATTATTCTTAATTCGTGCTGGCCAAATTACTAATAATGACGAAGTAGAGCTAGCTTTGGTCAAATTAATTGAAGAAAAAGATGGCAAGTCAGCTGCTCAGGCTAAGCTTTATCAGCAACTCACGAAAAAGCCAAGTACTTTAATTTTCCATCGTTTTATGCAGTATCAAATTGATGATGCAGAAGACGGGAGGGGAAAAGAAAGCCTAATTTTATTACATAAAATGGTTGGTGAAAGAATTAAGCAAACATCGGCCTATCGTTGTACAAATTGTGGTTATCAAATCCATAAGCTATTGTGGAATTGTCCATCTTGCCGTCAATGGGAAAGTATTAAACCAGTTTCAAGTCAAGAACATAATTAA
- the pyrF gene encoding orotidine-5'-phosphate decarboxylase, producing MTSKIIVALDYEKEAEALALVDQIDPSLCRLKVGKEMFTTLGINFVKQLHQRNFDVFLDLKYHDIPNTVARAVRSAADLGVWMVDLHASGGLRMMEEAKRILEPYGKDAPLLIAVTVLTSMEDLDLLQIGINASPMEQVLRLAHLTQRAGLDGVVCSPQEVEILRNACGEDFKLVTPGIRPIGSDFGDQRRVMTPTAAIRAGSDYLVIGRPITKADNPAEVLRSINASIG from the coding sequence ATGACAAGCAAAATTATTGTGGCATTGGACTATGAGAAAGAAGCTGAGGCTCTTGCTTTAGTTGATCAAATTGATCCGAGTTTATGTCGATTAAAAGTGGGTAAAGAAATGTTTACTACACTTGGTATTAATTTTGTAAAACAATTACATCAACGTAATTTCGATGTTTTCTTAGATCTTAAATATCATGATATTCCAAATACTGTAGCAAGAGCGGTCAGATCTGCCGCTGATTTGGGTGTATGGATGGTAGATCTGCACGCAAGCGGTGGGCTACGAATGATGGAAGAAGCTAAGAGAATTCTTGAGCCTTATGGGAAAGATGCGCCATTGCTTATTGCTGTGACGGTATTAACCAGTATGGAAGATTTGGATTTATTACAAATTGGGATTAATGCATCGCCAATGGAACAAGTTTTACGCTTAGCTCATTTAACTCAACGTGCAGGTTTGGATGGGGTGGTTTGCTCTCCGCAAGAGGTTGAAATTTTACGTAACGCTTGTGGAGAAGACTTTAAATTAGTGACCCCAGGGATTCGTCCAATTGGATCGGACTTTGGTGATCAAAGACGTGTGATGACACCTACAGCTGCGATTCGTGCTGGTTCCGATTATTTAGTGATAGGGCGTCCTATTACTAAAGCTGATAATCCAGCAGAGGTTCTTCGTTCTATTAATGCATCTATTGGGTAA
- the yciH gene encoding stress response translation initiation inhibitor YciH, whose product MSDSVLVYSTDVGRIKEEKASVVRPKGDGVVRIQKQTSGRKGAGVSVITGLDLSDEELKKLAAELKKRCGCGGSVKNGMIEIQGEKRDLLKQLLEQKGFTVKLSGG is encoded by the coding sequence ATGTCAGATTCTGTTTTAGTGTATTCAACAGATGTGGGTCGAATTAAAGAGGAAAAGGCTTCTGTAGTTCGCCCAAAAGGAGACGGTGTTGTACGTATCCAAAAGCAAACAAGTGGTAGGAAAGGTGCAGGCGTATCGGTTATAACTGGTTTAGATTTATCTGATGAGGAATTGAAAAAATTAGCGGCTGAATTAAAAAAACGTTGTGGATGTGGTGGCTCAGTTAAAAATGGAATGATTGAGATTCAAGGTGAAAAGCGTGATTTGCTTAAGCAATTGTTAGAGCAAAAAGGGTTTACTGTTAAATTATCAGGTGGATGA
- the hda gene encoding DnaA regulatory inactivator Hda, with translation MNKQLPLPIHQIDDATLENFYGDNNLLLLNSLRKNSSELKQQFFYIWGNKGSGKTHLLRAFSNEYLINQRTAIYVPLSKSQYFSTAVLENLEQQELVCLDDVQSVIGNDEWELAIFDLFNRIKASGKTLLLISSDKSPSALSVKLPDLNSRLTWGEIYQLNSLTDEQKISVLQHNAYQRGIQLPDETANFLLTRLARDMHTLFEALDLLDKASLQAQRNLTIPFVKKILNL, from the coding sequence TTGAATAAGCAGCTTCCCTTACCCATTCATCAAATTGATGATGCCACATTAGAAAACTTTTACGGCGATAATAATCTTTTATTGCTCAATTCTTTACGCAAAAATTCATCTGAATTAAAACAACAGTTTTTCTATATTTGGGGAAATAAAGGTTCTGGAAAAACTCACCTGCTTAGAGCATTCAGTAACGAATATTTAATCAATCAACGTACTGCTATTTATGTGCCTCTAAGTAAATCTCAATATTTTTCTACCGCAGTTCTTGAAAATCTAGAACAGCAAGAATTAGTGTGTCTAGATGATGTACAAAGTGTGATTGGCAATGATGAATGGGAATTAGCTATTTTTGATCTATTCAATCGAATTAAAGCGAGCGGAAAAACGCTTTTGCTTATTAGTTCAGATAAATCGCCTTCCGCACTTTCTGTAAAATTGCCTGATTTGAACTCTCGCTTGACTTGGGGTGAAATTTATCAATTAAATTCCTTAACTGACGAGCAAAAAATTAGTGTGCTACAACATAACGCTTATCAACGAGGAATTCAATTACCCGATGAGACGGCTAATTTTTTACTTACACGACTAGCACGAGACATGCACACATTATTTGAAGCCCTTGATCTACTAGATAAAGCCTCGTTACAAGCGCAACGAAATCTTACAATTCCTTTCGTTAAAAAAATTTTAAATCTTTAA
- a CDS encoding nucleobase:cation symporter-2 family protein: MTNQTSSFPSEKQSTLKQSFVGLQMLFVAFGALVLVPLITGLDSNTALLTAGVGTLLFQLCTGKQVPIFLASSFAFIAPIQYGVQTWGIATTMGGLASAGLVYLALSMLVKLRGTEALQRIFPPIVVGPVIIIIGMGLAPVAVDMSLGKNSAYAYNDAVLVSMVTLLTTLSVAVFAKGLMKLIPIMFGITAGYILCLFLGLINFQPVIDAPWFSLPKLTAPEFNLEAILYMLPITIAPAVEHVGGIMAISSVTGKDFLKKPGLHRTLLGDGLATAAASLVGGPPNTTYAEVTGAVMLTRNFNPNIMTWAAVWAIAISFCGKVGAFLSTIPTIVMGGIMMLVFGSIAVVGMSTLIRGKVDVTEARNLCIISIVMTFGIGNMFVDVGNVSLKGISLCAIVAIILNLVLPKAKNEVE, from the coding sequence ATGACAAATCAAACTTCTTCTTTTCCTTCGGAAAAACAAAGTACATTAAAACAATCATTCGTTGGCCTACAGATGCTCTTCGTCGCATTTGGTGCGCTTGTTCTTGTACCATTAATTACAGGCCTTGATTCCAATACAGCATTATTAACTGCAGGCGTTGGCACCCTACTCTTCCAACTTTGCACAGGCAAACAAGTTCCTATTTTCTTAGCCTCATCTTTTGCCTTTATCGCGCCGATTCAATATGGTGTTCAAACTTGGGGCATTGCGACCACTATGGGGGGGTTGGCATCCGCTGGTCTTGTATATCTAGCACTAAGCATGTTAGTAAAATTACGTGGAACAGAAGCATTACAACGCATTTTCCCACCGATTGTAGTTGGCCCAGTAATTATAATCATTGGTATGGGACTTGCCCCTGTGGCAGTTGATATGTCATTAGGCAAAAACAGTGCTTATGCGTATAACGATGCGGTATTAGTTTCAATGGTAACTCTTCTTACTACTTTATCTGTGGCAGTATTTGCCAAAGGATTGATGAAACTCATCCCAATTATGTTTGGTATTACTGCGGGCTATATTTTATGTTTATTCCTAGGTTTAATTAATTTCCAACCAGTGATTGATGCGCCTTGGTTCAGCTTACCAAAATTAACTGCGCCTGAATTTAATCTAGAAGCTATTCTATATATGTTACCAATTACCATTGCACCTGCAGTAGAGCACGTGGGCGGCATCATGGCAATCAGCTCTGTGACAGGTAAAGACTTTTTAAAAAAACCAGGATTACACCGCACTTTATTAGGCGATGGCTTAGCAACTGCAGCTGCATCTTTAGTGGGGGGACCTCCAAATACAACCTACGCGGAAGTAACTGGTGCCGTAATGTTAACCCGAAATTTCAATCCTAATATTATGACTTGGGCTGCGGTTTGGGCTATTGCGATTTCATTTTGTGGAAAAGTAGGTGCATTCCTATCAACGATTCCAACTATTGTAATGGGTGGAATTATGATGCTTGTTTTCGGTTCAATCGCAGTCGTGGGCATGAGCACCTTAATTCGTGGCAAAGTTGATGTTACCGAAGCACGTAATCTGTGTATTATTTCTATCGTCATGACATTTGGTATCGGCAATATGTTTGTAGATGTGGGTAACGTATCACTAAAAGGTATCAGCTTGTGCGCAATTGTTGCTATCATCTTAAACCTTGTTTTACCGAAAGCAAAAAATGAAGTAGAATAA